The following coding sequences are from one Niveibacterium umoris window:
- a CDS encoding M15 family metallopeptidase produces MPVVALVLLAAMLGALACFPSLRETAMRGAARYASGLGEWQRRIGSGCVAALGEFGSNGRAIGVGMGRRLTRNRTWLALGVVAVGLPVGLAITVSASRPLEGFEDRARVADPVLAALLEGEHLVPPPALPPEIFVTEDIKRDRPDIATASRDWALVDGEFRQRLLVLFQQMHERGYEMALLEGYRSPERQSELAALGPNVTRAGAFQSYHQFGLAADLAFLRDGRLVISERDPWAMEGYRILGERAEALGLTWGGRWKLMDFGHVELRRGGVLGRK; encoded by the coding sequence TTGCCCGTTGTTGCTCTGGTCTTGCTCGCTGCAATGCTCGGTGCGTTGGCCTGTTTTCCGTCGTTGCGCGAAACGGCGATGCGCGGCGCAGCGCGCTATGCGTCTGGCCTCGGCGAGTGGCAGCGTCGCATCGGCTCGGGGTGCGTTGCGGCGCTCGGTGAATTCGGGAGCAATGGTCGCGCGATCGGTGTCGGCATGGGGCGTCGGCTGACCCGAAACCGTACGTGGCTCGCGTTGGGTGTCGTCGCTGTCGGGTTGCCGGTTGGTCTTGCAATTACGGTGTCGGCATCCCGTCCGCTGGAGGGGTTCGAAGACCGAGCTAGGGTGGCAGACCCGGTGCTCGCAGCGTTGCTGGAAGGCGAGCACCTGGTGCCGCCGCCGGCGCTCCCGCCCGAGATCTTTGTCACCGAAGACATCAAGCGCGATCGACCGGACATCGCGACGGCGAGCAGGGACTGGGCGCTGGTCGATGGCGAGTTCCGTCAGCGCTTGCTTGTCCTGTTCCAGCAAATGCATGAGCGCGGCTACGAGATGGCCTTGCTCGAGGGTTACCGCAGCCCGGAGCGACAGTCGGAGCTGGCTGCTTTGGGGCCAAACGTCACCCGCGCCGGCGCCTTCCAGAGTTATCACCAGTTCGGTCTGGCGGCGGACCTGGCGTTCTTGCGCGACGGGCGCCTCGTGATCAGCGAGCGCGACCCATGGGCGATGGAGGGTTACCGAATTCTTGGCGAGCGCGCAGAAGCTCTCGGGCTGACCTGGGGCGGTCGCTGGAAATTGATGGATTTCGGTCATGTCGAGCTGCGCCGCGGTGGCGTGCTTGGTCGCAAGTAG
- the dinB gene encoding DNA polymerase IV, protein MFPHRRIAHLDMDAFFASVELLRQPELRGLPVAIGGIGDSRTPEGRAQLLASRGVLTTATYEARAFGCRSGQPIRTALRLCPDLIVLPVNFAAYRHYSRLFKAAVAEVADCIEDRGIDEIYIDLTDVPGDTETLARAIKARVTAATGLTCSIGIAPNKLIAKIASDLDKPNGLTIIEEAAIPERIWPLAASKINGVGPKAFAKLEQLGIRTIGELAAASPHMLVRHFGQSYGRWLVDAGAGRDDRPVETHQEPKSRSREITFPHDTRDPLTLLSVIVKLSRQVAADLTGRGYAGRSIGVKVKFDNFEQATRDHKLGYATADFMTIRDVAVDCLRRVPIERKLRLLGVKVADLEQVSGTAAQSSGQSLRLFD, encoded by the coding sequence ATGTTTCCGCATCGCCGCATCGCCCACCTCGACATGGACGCCTTCTTCGCGTCGGTCGAACTGCTGCGCCAGCCCGAACTGCGCGGGCTACCGGTGGCAATTGGCGGCATCGGCGACTCGCGCACGCCGGAAGGGCGTGCGCAGTTGCTGGCGAGCCGCGGCGTGCTCACCACCGCGACCTATGAGGCGCGCGCCTTTGGCTGCCGTTCGGGCCAGCCGATCCGCACCGCGCTGCGCCTATGCCCTGATCTGATCGTGCTGCCGGTGAATTTCGCTGCCTATCGGCATTACTCGCGCTTGTTCAAGGCGGCCGTGGCGGAAGTCGCCGACTGCATCGAAGATCGCGGCATCGACGAGATCTACATCGATCTGACCGATGTGCCAGGCGATACGGAAACGCTGGCGCGCGCGATCAAGGCGCGGGTCACGGCGGCGACCGGGCTGACCTGCTCGATCGGCATCGCGCCGAACAAGCTGATCGCGAAGATTGCGTCGGATCTGGATAAGCCCAACGGGCTTACGATCATCGAAGAGGCGGCGATTCCCGAGCGGATCTGGCCGCTGGCGGCGAGCAAGATCAACGGCGTTGGCCCCAAGGCCTTTGCAAAGCTGGAGCAATTGGGGATCCGCACGATAGGCGAGCTTGCCGCCGCATCCCCGCACATGCTGGTGCGCCACTTCGGCCAGAGCTACGGGCGCTGGCTGGTCGATGCCGGTGCCGGGCGCGACGATCGCCCGGTGGAAACGCACCAGGAACCCAAGTCACGCTCGCGCGAGATCACCTTCCCGCATGACACGCGAGATCCGCTGACGCTGCTCTCCGTGATCGTGAAGCTTTCGCGTCAGGTGGCCGCCGATCTGACCGGGCGGGGCTATGCCGGACGCAGCATTGGCGTGAAAGTGAAGTTCGACAATTTCGAGCAGGCCACCCGCGACCACAAACTGGGCTACGCGACGGCGGATTTCATGACGATCCGGGATGTGGCGGTCGATTGTCTGCGTCGTGTGCCGATCGAACGCAAGCTGCGTTTGCTTGGGGTGAAGGTGGCCGATCTGGAACAGGTTTCCGGAACGGCGGCGCAGTCTTCCGGGCAGAGCCTGCGATTGTTCGACTGA
- a CDS encoding LysE family translocator, with translation MEAVSNPGLFILAVMVLNITPGPDTMLIVGQSVTRGHRAGLLAAAGISLGCATHVLLAVLGLSALLLASEAAFNALKLAGAVYLVWLGVTMLRDKGAQPAQIAEAPRLTRRGLLLRAYLTNLLNPKVVLFMVSFFPQFIRPGAPGTTAGLLTLGAIFIALSTVYNSSMAWVSGRIAARLSGSGTWQRWVNRLTGIAFLGVGIRLLSVSRPGS, from the coding sequence ATGGAGGCAGTTTCGAATCCGGGCTTGTTCATCCTTGCGGTGATGGTGCTCAACATCACGCCGGGGCCGGACACCATGCTGATCGTGGGGCAAAGCGTGACACGCGGGCACCGCGCCGGTTTGCTGGCGGCGGCCGGAATCTCGCTGGGTTGTGCGACGCATGTGTTGCTGGCGGTGCTAGGGCTGTCAGCGCTGTTGCTGGCATCGGAGGCGGCCTTCAACGCCCTGAAACTTGCCGGCGCTGTCTATCTTGTCTGGCTTGGCGTCACGATGCTGCGCGACAAAGGGGCGCAGCCGGCACAAATCGCCGAAGCGCCGCGCCTGACACGCCGCGGGCTCTTGCTGCGCGCCTACCTCACGAACCTGCTCAACCCAAAGGTCGTGCTCTTCATGGTCTCGTTCTTTCCGCAATTCATCCGGCCGGGTGCGCCCGGTACGACCGCGGGGCTGCTGACGCTCGGGGCGATCTTCATCGCGCTCAGCACGGTCTACAACAGCAGCATGGCCTGGGTGTCCGGCCGTATCGCAGCACGGCTGAGCGGGTCAGGTACCTGGCAACGCTGGGTGAACCGGCTGACCGGCATCGCCTTCCTGGGTGTCGGCATCCGCTTGCTGTCGGTGAGTCGGCCGGGCAGCTGA
- a CDS encoding PAAR domain-containing protein, producing MNRPFILVGDKTSHGGVVVEGSVQSVAGGKAIARVGDKVTCPERGHGGTTVIVSGDPTCMIDGRPAARHGDKTACGAVLVAGQSNTFD from the coding sequence GTGAATCGTCCGTTCATTCTCGTTGGAGACAAGACCAGCCACGGTGGCGTGGTCGTCGAAGGAAGCGTGCAAAGCGTGGCCGGTGGCAAGGCCATTGCGCGGGTCGGCGACAAGGTGACTTGCCCTGAGCGGGGTCACGGCGGCACGACGGTGATCGTCAGTGGCGACCCGACCTGCATGATTGATGGCCGCCCTGCGGCGCGTCACGGTGACAAGACGGCTTGTGGCGCAGTGCTGGTCGCGGGGCAGAGCAATACCTTTGACTGA
- the htpX gene encoding protease HtpX, translating into MKRVLLLVATNVAIVILLSITARLLGLDRYLEANGSLNLQSLLVFCAIFGFGGAFVSLAISKWMAKFSTGAQVITQPRNQAEAWLLDTVARQAQAAGIKMPEVAVYDSPELNAFATGPSRNNALVAVSTGLLHNMRPDEVEAVLAHEVSHVANGDMVTLTLIQGVVNTFVMFIARIVGNVVDKLVFKNEEGHGPAFFVTTIVAELVLGVLASIIVMWFSRQREFRADAGAAKLVGATPMINALERLKLNAEGGALPDGVKALGISGGPAFMKLFMSHPPLDERISALRTYR; encoded by the coding sequence GTGAAACGCGTTCTGCTGCTTGTCGCGACCAACGTCGCGATCGTCATCCTGCTGTCGATCACCGCCCGTCTGTTGGGGCTGGATCGCTACCTCGAAGCCAACGGCAGCCTGAACCTGCAGAGCCTGCTGGTGTTCTGCGCGATCTTCGGCTTCGGTGGCGCCTTTGTGTCGCTCGCCATTTCGAAGTGGATGGCCAAGTTCTCGACCGGCGCCCAGGTCATCACGCAACCGCGCAATCAGGCCGAGGCCTGGCTGCTCGACACGGTGGCGCGTCAAGCACAGGCCGCTGGCATCAAGATGCCGGAAGTGGCGGTGTATGACTCGCCGGAGCTCAACGCATTCGCCACCGGACCGAGCCGCAACAACGCCCTGGTGGCCGTGTCGACCGGGCTTCTGCACAACATGCGGCCCGATGAAGTGGAAGCGGTGCTGGCGCACGAAGTCAGCCACGTAGCAAACGGTGACATGGTGACGCTGACGCTGATCCAGGGCGTCGTGAACACCTTCGTCATGTTCATCGCGCGCATTGTCGGCAACGTGGTCGACAAGCTGGTGTTCAAGAACGAGGAAGGGCACGGCCCGGCGTTCTTTGTCACCACCATCGTCGCCGAGCTGGTGCTGGGCGTGCTGGCTTCGATCATCGTCATGTGGTTCTCGCGTCAGCGCGAATTCCGCGCAGATGCAGGTGCCGCAAAGCTGGTTGGCGCCACTCCGATGATCAACGCGCTCGAACGCCTGAAGCTCAACGCCGAAGGTGGCGCCCTGCCGGACGGTGTGAAGGCGCTCGGTATCTCGGGCGGGCCGGCGTTCATGAAACTCTTCATGTCACACCCGCCGCTCGATGAACGTATTTCTGCACTCCGCACTTACCGCTAA
- the tssM gene encoding type VI secretion system membrane subunit TssM yields the protein MRGIWNFLADSRTLTVLAFLLASAVLLLSAHTLKFALWWALALIALLGAVMLGAGWWRRRRAAQESAALTQMLTQESERAVSRAQPSKRAEVDALRRRMAEAIAKIKGSRLGERSGRAALYELPWYMVIGNPAAGKSSAIVNSGLQFPFADQGGNIIQGIGGTRNCDWFFTTEGILLDTAGRYAVEDEDRAEWLGFLHLLKRHRPKAPINGIVVAASVQELTQNRPEYGIKLAKQIRARVQELTAELEVFAPVYIVFTKVDLISGFAEFFDDSDAAERARVWGATLPYDADGAADPVQRFDEHFDRLYEGLRELSVARMSLYRGEKLGAGVLTFPLEFAAVRPALRAFVATLFEDNPFQFKPVFRGYYFTSALQEGRAAGSSSERVADRFGLKLVPAIETPVSSRGGFFLRDLFSKVIFADRALVRQYASRTRLRLRTAGFAASVLAFGLVLAALSWSFVANQRLVTHVEADFAKAVRLQEGRQDMASRFEALELMQDRIEQLQRYREARPIGLGFGLYQGEPLEAKLRAEYFHGVQQLLLKPVAESLESYLAEVNRRSGELTPQQAGGAERAAAKQDAAAQTYRDASPTDVQDAYNALKTYLMLGSRDHVEPGHLNDQLTRFWRVWLENNRGEMPREKMIRAAERMLGFVVAQSVQPDFPLVDTRLALVDQTRDTLRKVVKGQPARERVYAQIKARAATRYPSMTALRIVGDEGRDLIAGSHAIPGTFTREAWEGYVEAAIKEAASKELQSTDWVLKTAARDDLSLEGSPEQIQKALTLMYKTEYAAEWKKFLQGVTVADFAGFDDAVKQLNRLGDPANSPIGKIIDTVYRQTSWDNPSLLNDGLAKAQSGIMDWFRETILRQSPAQVSVNVSTARAEIPMGPVGREFSAIANLVIERPEAKDGSLLKAYLQSLAKLRSRFNQMKTAGDPGPASRQLMMQTLEGSGSELSDALRQVDEQVLSTIPDAARGTIRPLLVRPLMMAFAVIVKPAEQELNRTWAAQVYDPFMRSLSEKYPFTQNARVEAGAAEIAQVFGPEGAVSKFVQTSLGPLVVRRGDTLASRTWADMGMKLAPEFSDNFARFVAPVAGAPTAAGAGDANASGAPQTVFQIQPLPVSGVTEYTLEIDGQVLRYRMGVQDWVNFVWPSGKGAPGARITAVAYDGRTVEVASQPGTAGLERLINTAQKKKRSDGVFEMTWSNNGIAVSVNLRIVSSAQADTSAGASAPQKASNLLGIKLPAVVAGSGT from the coding sequence ATGCGTGGAATCTGGAACTTCCTTGCCGACAGTCGAACCCTGACTGTGCTCGCTTTCTTGTTGGCCAGCGCGGTGTTGCTGCTGTCTGCCCACACGCTCAAATTTGCGCTCTGGTGGGCGCTGGCGCTGATTGCGCTGCTGGGCGCGGTCATGCTGGGGGCGGGGTGGTGGCGCCGTCGCCGTGCAGCGCAGGAGTCGGCGGCGCTGACCCAGATGCTGACGCAGGAATCCGAGCGCGCGGTCAGTCGCGCTCAGCCTTCAAAGCGCGCTGAAGTCGACGCGCTGCGTCGCCGCATGGCCGAGGCGATCGCGAAGATCAAGGGGTCCCGGCTCGGCGAGCGTTCCGGGCGGGCCGCCCTCTATGAACTGCCGTGGTACATGGTCATCGGCAACCCGGCAGCGGGGAAGAGCTCGGCCATCGTCAATTCGGGTTTGCAGTTTCCGTTTGCCGACCAGGGCGGCAATATCATCCAGGGGATAGGCGGGACGCGAAACTGCGACTGGTTCTTCACCACCGAAGGCATCCTGCTCGATACCGCAGGCCGTTACGCGGTAGAAGACGAGGATCGCGCCGAATGGCTCGGGTTCCTGCACCTGCTCAAGCGGCACCGTCCGAAAGCGCCGATCAATGGCATCGTTGTGGCTGCCAGCGTCCAGGAGCTGACGCAGAACCGCCCCGAGTACGGCATCAAGCTGGCCAAGCAGATCCGGGCGCGGGTGCAGGAACTGACCGCTGAGCTTGAAGTATTCGCGCCGGTTTACATCGTCTTCACAAAGGTCGATCTGATTTCGGGTTTCGCGGAGTTCTTCGACGACAGCGATGCGGCCGAACGAGCGCGCGTGTGGGGTGCGACGCTGCCTTACGACGCAGATGGTGCGGCCGATCCGGTGCAGCGCTTTGACGAGCACTTTGACCGCTTGTACGAGGGCTTGCGTGAGTTGTCGGTGGCGCGCATGTCCCTGTACCGCGGTGAGAAACTTGGCGCCGGTGTGCTCACCTTTCCGCTTGAATTCGCGGCGGTGCGGCCGGCGCTGCGCGCGTTCGTCGCAACCCTGTTCGAGGACAACCCCTTCCAGTTCAAGCCCGTCTTCCGCGGCTACTACTTCACCAGTGCGCTCCAGGAAGGGCGGGCCGCCGGATCCTCAAGCGAGCGGGTCGCCGACCGCTTCGGTCTCAAGCTGGTGCCTGCGATAGAGACGCCGGTGTCGTCGCGCGGAGGTTTCTTCCTGCGCGACCTGTTTTCAAAAGTCATATTTGCCGACCGCGCCCTGGTGCGCCAGTACGCCAGTCGTACCCGACTGCGCTTGCGGACGGCGGGATTTGCTGCGTCGGTGCTTGCGTTCGGACTGGTGCTCGCTGCGCTGTCGTGGTCCTTCGTTGCCAACCAGCGTCTGGTGACCCACGTCGAGGCCGACTTCGCGAAAGCGGTCCGGCTTCAGGAAGGGCGCCAGGACATGGCTTCGCGCTTCGAGGCGCTGGAACTGATGCAGGATCGCATCGAACAATTGCAGCGCTATCGCGAAGCGCGGCCGATCGGTCTGGGTTTCGGGCTTTACCAAGGCGAGCCGCTCGAGGCAAAGCTCCGTGCCGAGTACTTCCACGGCGTGCAGCAGCTGCTGCTCAAGCCGGTCGCCGAGTCGCTCGAAAGCTATCTCGCCGAAGTCAATCGTCGCAGCGGTGAGCTGACGCCGCAGCAGGCGGGCGGCGCCGAGAGGGCGGCCGCGAAACAGGATGCTGCCGCCCAGACCTATCGGGATGCCTCGCCGACCGATGTGCAGGATGCCTACAACGCGCTCAAGACCTATCTGATGCTCGGAAGCCGGGATCATGTTGAACCCGGACACCTGAACGACCAGCTGACGCGCTTCTGGCGTGTCTGGCTGGAAAACAATCGCGGCGAGATGCCACGCGAGAAGATGATCCGGGCTGCCGAGCGGATGCTTGGCTTTGTGGTCGCGCAATCGGTGCAGCCCGATTTTCCGTTGGTCGATACACGCTTGGCGCTCGTCGACCAGACGCGCGACACCTTGCGCAAGGTGGTCAAGGGGCAGCCTGCGCGAGAGCGTGTCTATGCGCAAATCAAGGCGCGCGCGGCAACCCGGTATCCGTCCATGACGGCCTTGCGCATCGTCGGGGACGAGGGGCGCGACCTGATTGCAGGCAGTCATGCGATTCCTGGCACGTTCACACGTGAGGCGTGGGAAGGTTACGTTGAAGCGGCAATCAAGGAGGCCGCCAGCAAGGAACTGCAGAGCACCGATTGGGTGCTCAAGACGGCTGCCCGCGATGATCTGTCGCTCGAAGGGAGCCCGGAGCAGATCCAGAAGGCTCTGACGCTGATGTACAAGACGGAATACGCCGCAGAGTGGAAGAAGTTCCTGCAGGGCGTGACCGTCGCGGACTTTGCCGGCTTCGACGATGCCGTCAAACAACTCAATCGTCTTGGCGATCCGGCCAATTCACCAATCGGCAAGATCATCGATACGGTCTATCGCCAGACGTCTTGGGACAACCCGTCGCTCCTCAACGATGGACTCGCCAAGGCGCAGAGCGGCATCATGGACTGGTTCCGCGAAACCATCCTGCGTCAGTCTCCTGCCCAGGTCTCCGTCAATGTCTCGACCGCCAGGGCCGAAATCCCGATGGGGCCGGTCGGGCGGGAGTTTTCTGCGATCGCCAACCTGGTGATCGAACGCCCTGAGGCCAAGGACGGCTCGCTGCTCAAGGCGTATCTGCAGTCGCTCGCCAAGCTGCGTTCGCGATTCAATCAGATGAAGACGGCGGGTGACCCCGGGCCAGCGTCGCGCCAGTTGATGATGCAGACGCTGGAGGGCTCGGGCTCTGAACTCTCCGACGCACTGCGCCAGGTGGATGAGCAGGTGCTCTCGACCATCCCGGATGCTGCGCGCGGCACCATCCGCCCGCTGCTGGTACGTCCCTTGATGATGGCGTTTGCGGTCATTGTCAAACCGGCGGAGCAGGAGCTCAACCGTACCTGGGCGGCGCAGGTGTATGACCCCTTCATGCGCAGCCTCTCGGAAAAGTATCCGTTCACGCAAAACGCACGCGTGGAAGCGGGAGCTGCCGAAATCGCGCAGGTCTTCGGCCCCGAAGGGGCGGTGTCGAAGTTCGTGCAAACGTCCTTGGGGCCCCTCGTTGTGCGGCGCGGTGACACGCTGGCCTCGCGAACTTGGGCGGACATGGGGATGAAGCTCGCGCCGGAGTTCTCGGACAATTTCGCACGCTTCGTTGCACCGGTTGCTGGTGCGCCGACGGCCGCTGGTGCCGGGGACGCCAATGCATCGGGCGCGCCGCAGACGGTCTTCCAGATACAGCCGCTGCCGGTGTCCGGCGTCACCGAGTACACGCTGGAAATCGACGGACAGGTCTTGCGTTACCGGATGGGCGTGCAGGATTGGGTGAATTTCGTCTGGCCCTCGGGCAAGGGGGCGCCGGGCGCGCGTATCACCGCGGTTGCGTACGACGGCCGGACGGTGGAGGTTGCGAGCCAACCTGGTACGGCCGGGCTGGAGCGGCTGATCAATACAGCCCAGAAGAAGAAACGCAGTGACGGGGTATTCGAGATGACCTGGTCCAACAACGGGATTGCGGTCAGCGTCAATCTGCGCATCGTCAGCAGCGCACAAGCCGACACCTCGGCGGGCGCGAGCGCGCCGCAAAAGGCGTCGAACCTGCTGGGGATCAAGTTGCCGGCCGTCGTGGCCGGCAGCGGGACCTGA
- a CDS encoding sensor domain-containing diguanylate cyclase — MTLAPLDLTTLAFTRGLVQIILAALMFATLRVDQSFRGSTWWPVGFLASGIALVSLPISSPEHELALNAVNHLLSGFAWAALLLGFWRFNQQGPRLPLLALICILPATSLALWQIVTPNPPLRIVTTALAQLVGMLALFATLSKPYRDEMRLPFRGIQLLILAYLPVFVFQYAGIAERTFAAPAWMGASSYSAVFSLVTLLFTLSLAVSCIGLQFLRISVEHADRATTDWLTGLINRRGLNLFAAQDDARRRRDGGTSAVICLDIDHFKAVNDRYGHASGDLVLQCLAEVLRNDIRKRDIAIRQGGEEFAVLLVGSGEVDAMDVAERIRRDFSTQRIDTASGTIAELSLSAGVAVAAANRTILQAMDLADTALYEAKRSGRNRVCAAAV; from the coding sequence ATGACCCTGGCCCCGCTCGACCTCACCACGCTGGCTTTCACCCGCGGTCTCGTCCAGATCATTCTGGCCGCCCTGATGTTTGCAACGCTGCGTGTCGACCAGTCATTCCGCGGCTCGACCTGGTGGCCTGTGGGCTTCCTGGCGAGCGGCATCGCCCTGGTCTCTTTGCCCATTTCGAGCCCCGAACACGAGCTCGCGTTGAACGCGGTCAATCACCTGCTCTCAGGGTTTGCGTGGGCCGCGCTCCTGCTCGGTTTCTGGCGCTTCAACCAGCAAGGCCCGCGACTACCTTTGCTCGCACTTATCTGCATCCTGCCCGCGACCTCGCTGGCCTTGTGGCAGATCGTGACCCCCAACCCCCCGCTACGGATCGTTACCACCGCGCTGGCGCAACTTGTCGGCATGCTGGCCCTCTTTGCGACTCTGTCGAAGCCCTACCGGGACGAGATGCGCCTGCCGTTCCGAGGGATCCAGTTGCTGATCCTTGCCTATCTGCCCGTCTTCGTCTTCCAGTACGCCGGCATCGCAGAAAGGACCTTCGCCGCGCCGGCCTGGATGGGCGCAAGCAGTTACAGCGCTGTGTTCTCGCTCGTCACCTTGCTGTTCACGCTGTCGCTCGCGGTCAGTTGTATCGGTCTGCAGTTTCTCCGCATATCGGTCGAACATGCTGATCGCGCGACGACCGACTGGTTGACGGGTTTGATCAATCGCCGCGGGCTGAACCTCTTCGCCGCGCAGGATGACGCCAGGCGGCGCCGTGATGGCGGCACCAGTGCGGTGATCTGCCTCGACATCGACCATTTCAAGGCGGTCAATGACCGCTATGGACACGCCAGCGGCGACCTTGTGCTGCAGTGTCTCGCCGAAGTGCTGCGCAACGACATCCGCAAGCGCGACATCGCGATCCGGCAAGGCGGCGAGGAATTCGCGGTGCTGCTCGTCGGCAGCGGCGAAGTCGACGCCATGGATGTCGCAGAGCGGATTCGCCGGGACTTCTCGACGCAGCGCATCGATACGGCGTCGGGAACCATCGCCGAGCTCTCGCTGAGTGCCGGGGTGGCGGTTGCTGCCGCCAACCGGACCATACTGCAGGCGATGGACCTCGCAGATACCGCACTCTACGAAGCGAAACGAAGCGGCCGCAACCGCGTATGCGCGGCAGCCGTTTAG
- a CDS encoding TerB family tellurite resistance protein, translating into MTPIRTYAENSPQAVGRIVAMMMVADGQLAEAELAYLSDPEQLASIGIDAQGLRTVLADHLVDIALASPSPHEAKVNAPPILDQVLAPVTDPDLRLKACVLAVHASGADEKIDSAEHAVMHYMLQKWGLTLEDVHDYLAAHIS; encoded by the coding sequence ATGACCCCGATCCGTACCTACGCCGAGAACAGCCCGCAAGCCGTGGGCCGCATCGTCGCGATGATGATGGTCGCCGACGGCCAGCTCGCCGAAGCCGAACTCGCTTACCTCTCAGACCCGGAGCAACTCGCGAGCATCGGGATCGACGCGCAGGGACTGCGCACTGTGCTGGCCGACCATCTCGTCGACATTGCGCTGGCGAGCCCCTCACCGCACGAAGCCAAGGTGAATGCGCCGCCGATTCTCGACCAGGTGCTCGCACCGGTCACCGACCCCGATCTGCGCCTGAAGGCCTGCGTGCTGGCCGTGCATGCCAGCGGCGCGGACGAGAAGATCGATTCGGCCGAGCATGCGGTCATGCACTACATGCTGCAGAAGTGGGGGCTGACGCTGGAAGATGTGCACGACTATCTCGCCGCGCACATCAGCTGA
- a CDS encoding cupin domain-containing protein: MSVVSTANAEHYRWGEACDGWHLLKDTSLSVIQERVPPGKTERTHRHAQARQFFYILEGRAEMWRAGETFVLSTGEGLEVPPGVAHQFRNPFGEDVVFLVISSPTTRGDREDLAD; encoded by the coding sequence ATGAGTGTCGTCAGCACCGCCAACGCCGAACACTATCGGTGGGGCGAGGCTTGCGATGGCTGGCACCTGCTCAAGGACACCTCGCTCAGCGTGATCCAGGAGCGCGTGCCGCCCGGCAAGACGGAGCGCACACATCGCCATGCGCAGGCACGGCAGTTCTTCTACATCCTCGAAGGGCGGGCGGAGATGTGGCGCGCGGGCGAGACCTTCGTGCTGTCCACTGGCGAGGGCCTTGAAGTACCGCCCGGCGTTGCGCACCAGTTCCGCAACCCTTTCGGTGAGGACGTGGTGTTCCTGGTGATTTCGAGCCCGACCACGCGAGGCGACCGCGAAGATCTGGCGGACTAG
- a CDS encoding substrate-binding periplasmic protein: MDRRYWQTLGIFLALVIGASPLRASVAAPPLRMAHIESLRYPLLEVDAQGKVSGGILKELGDRIAVQLGTQAQHISWSRRRAEPAVLSGDADIACYLSPQWSDQARDGLWTVAVLPQIERVVTATGKRLPETAPQDFKDLRIAIMLGYHYPSIQGLFDSREARAVEDTRVENLFRLVMTDRADALITSEAEIEGQFRQFPDQRARFKVGTQPFTVVDTQCLVSPKSHWSLDQFNTALRTLAARGEIERLAHRYGMSMR; the protein is encoded by the coding sequence ATGGATCGACGCTATTGGCAGACACTCGGCATTTTCCTCGCGCTCGTGATCGGCGCGTCGCCCCTGCGCGCCAGCGTGGCGGCCCCGCCCCTGCGGATGGCGCACATCGAGTCCCTGCGCTATCCGCTGCTTGAGGTTGATGCGCAAGGCAAGGTCAGCGGCGGCATCCTCAAAGAACTGGGCGACCGCATCGCGGTGCAGCTCGGCACCCAAGCGCAGCACATCAGCTGGTCGCGTCGCCGCGCCGAGCCGGCGGTGCTGTCGGGCGACGCCGACATTGCCTGCTACCTCAGCCCGCAATGGTCGGACCAGGCTCGCGACGGGCTGTGGACGGTAGCAGTACTGCCGCAAATCGAGCGCGTCGTCACCGCGACCGGCAAACGCCTGCCGGAGACCGCGCCTCAGGATTTCAAGGATTTGCGCATCGCGATCATGCTCGGCTACCACTACCCGAGCATCCAGGGCCTCTTCGATTCACGCGAAGCACGCGCCGTCGAGGACACCCGGGTCGAAAACCTGTTCAGGCTCGTCATGACCGATCGGGCCGACGCGCTGATCACGTCGGAAGCTGAGATCGAGGGCCAGTTCCGGCAGTTCCCCGACCAACGCGCCCGCTTCAAGGTGGGCACCCAGCCCTTCACCGTCGTCGACACGCAGTGTCTTGTATCCCCAAAGTCGCACTGGTCGCTCGATCAGTTCAATACGGCGCTCAGGACGCTCGCCGCGCGGGGTGAAATCGAACGGCTGGCGCATCGCTACGGCATGAGCATGCGCTAG